In Jejubacter calystegiae, the following are encoded in one genomic region:
- a CDS encoding TorD/DmsD family molecular chaperone, with the protein MNDFSMLCRVLGSLFYRQPQDPLLEPLYQLISEGKLVQHWPLQQDDLLERLQKNCDAGLLAQDYNALFVGEACQVSPLRSAWVEGGSEQEVRDFLDGQGMPLGEGPAEHFGALLLAGSWFEDNAEPESRALETLFAVWLLPWSDSFLGKVEACATTPFWRTLAQLTREALQAMREELQEEGNRPEDE; encoded by the coding sequence ATGAACGATTTTTCAATGCTCTGCCGCGTGCTGGGCTCGCTTTTCTACCGCCAGCCCCAGGATCCGCTGCTGGAGCCCCTCTACCAGCTCATCAGCGAAGGCAAACTGGTGCAGCACTGGCCGCTCCAGCAGGATGACCTGCTGGAGCGGTTGCAGAAAAACTGCGATGCCGGGCTGCTGGCGCAGGACTACAACGCGCTGTTCGTCGGCGAAGCCTGCCAGGTGTCGCCGCTGCGTTCCGCCTGGGTCGAAGGGGGCAGCGAGCAGGAGGTGCGCGACTTCCTGGACGGTCAGGGCATGCCGCTGGGAGAAGGGCCAGCCGAACACTTCGGCGCGCTGCTGCTGGCGGGTTCCTGGTTTGAGGATAACGCCGAGCCGGAGAGCCGGGCGCTGGAAACGCTGTTTGCCGTCTGGCTGCTGCCCTGGAGCGATAGCTTCCTCGGTAAGGTCGAAGCCTGTGCCACCACGCCGTTCTGGCGGACCCTGGCGCAACTGACCCGCGAAGCGCTGCAGGCGATGCGAGAAGAACTCCAGGAAGAGGGTAACAGGCCTGAAGACGAGTAA
- a CDS encoding phosphatase — protein MYPVDLHMHTVASTHAYSTLHDYIATAQSRGIKLFAITDHGPDMADAPHYWHFVNMRIWPRVVDGVGILRGIEANIKNTDGEIDCTGPMLDALDLIVAGFHEPVFPPRDEESHTRAMIAAMAAGEVHIISHPGNPKFPIDIPAIAQAAAKYQVALELNNSSFTHSRKGSAPNCRAIAEAVRDAGGWLALGSDSHTAFTLGDFTECRKILDEVNFPEERILNVSPRRLLDFLESRGRAPIPELAEL, from the coding sequence ATGTATCCCGTAGACCTGCATATGCATACCGTCGCCAGCACCCACGCCTATAGCACCCTGCACGATTATATCGCCACAGCACAATCCCGCGGCATTAAGCTCTTCGCCATTACCGATCACGGTCCAGACATGGCGGATGCCCCGCACTACTGGCACTTTGTGAACATGCGTATCTGGCCGCGAGTGGTGGATGGTGTCGGGATCCTGCGCGGCATTGAAGCCAACATCAAAAACACCGATGGCGAGATCGACTGTACCGGGCCGATGCTGGATGCCCTGGACCTGATCGTCGCCGGTTTCCATGAGCCGGTGTTCCCGCCCCGTGATGAAGAGAGCCACACCCGGGCCATGATTGCCGCCATGGCCGCTGGCGAGGTGCATATTATCAGCCATCCGGGCAACCCGAAGTTTCCGATCGATATTCCCGCCATTGCGCAAGCAGCGGCGAAATATCAGGTGGCGCTGGAACTGAATAACTCCTCTTTTACTCACTCCCGTAAGGGCAGCGCCCCGAACTGTCGGGCTATTGCCGAAGCGGTTCGCGATGCCGGTGGCTGGCTGGCGCTGGGATCGGACTCGCATACTGCATTTACGCTGGGCGATTTCACGGAATGTCGTAAAATACTGGATGAAGTCAATTTCCCGGAGGAGCGAATCCTGAACGTTTCGCCCCGTCGTCTGCTCGATTTCCTCGAATCCCGTGGACGGGCGCCAATTCCGGAACTGGCCGAACTCTGA
- the ghrA gene encoding glyoxylate/hydroxypyruvate reductase GhrA — translation MDILFYHPTFDTQYWIERLQQALPDARIRAWAPGDNRPADYALVWQPPVEMLSGRPGLKAVFVLGAGVDAILSELEAHPEMLPVNVPLFRLEDTGMGRQMQEYAVSQVLHWFRRFDDYQTQKQQGLWQPLPAYSHEEFTIGILGAGVLGGQVAASLTAWGFPVRCWSRSRKQYPDVVSFAGNDELPVFLKGTRVLINLLPNTPQTVGIINHALLAQLPQGAYVLNLARGAHLEEDSLLAALDSGQLKGAMLDVFSREPLPGESPLWAHPRVAITPHVAAVTLPTQAIAWIADTISKLEKGENPGGQVDRLRGY, via the coding sequence ATGGATATCCTGTTTTACCATCCGACTTTCGACACGCAATATTGGATCGAACGCTTGCAACAGGCGCTGCCCGATGCGCGCATTCGGGCATGGGCGCCGGGTGATAACCGGCCCGCCGACTACGCGCTGGTGTGGCAGCCACCAGTGGAGATGCTGAGCGGGCGCCCGGGCCTGAAGGCGGTCTTTGTGCTGGGAGCCGGCGTCGATGCTATCCTGAGCGAGTTGGAAGCGCATCCGGAAATGCTGCCCGTCAACGTGCCGCTGTTCCGACTGGAAGACACCGGTATGGGGCGTCAGATGCAGGAGTATGCCGTCAGCCAGGTGCTGCACTGGTTCCGGCGCTTCGATGATTATCAAACCCAGAAGCAGCAGGGACTCTGGCAGCCGCTCCCGGCGTATTCCCATGAAGAATTTACCATCGGCATTCTGGGCGCCGGAGTGCTGGGGGGGCAGGTGGCCGCAAGCCTGACGGCGTGGGGATTCCCGGTACGCTGCTGGAGCCGCAGCCGTAAACAGTATCCCGACGTGGTCAGTTTTGCCGGAAATGATGAGCTTCCGGTATTCCTGAAAGGCACCCGGGTACTGATAAACCTGCTGCCTAATACTCCCCAGACAGTCGGTATCATCAATCATGCACTCCTGGCGCAGCTCCCGCAGGGGGCCTATGTCCTGAACCTGGCCCGCGGCGCCCATCTCGAGGAAGACTCTCTGCTGGCGGCGCTGGACAGCGGTCAGCTAAAAGGGGCGATGCTGGATGTCTTCTCCCGGGAGCCGCTGCCTGGCGAAAGTCCGCTCTGGGCCCATCCACGGGTTGCCATTACGCCTCACGTGGCGGCCGTTACGCTGCCCACCCAGGCGATAGCCTGGATCGCCGACACGATCTCGAAGCTGGAAAAAGGTGAAAATCCCGGCGGTCAGGTGGATCGTCTGCGCGGCTATTAA